In Archocentrus centrarchus isolate MPI-CPG fArcCen1 chromosome 21, fArcCen1, whole genome shotgun sequence, the following are encoded in one genomic region:
- the LOC115800978 gene encoding E3 ubiquitin-protein ligase TRIM63, with protein sequence MDIQRTGSVVRPPSPMDSLEKQLSCPICLDMFTKPVVILPCQHNLCRSCASDLYDSRNPYRFSGGVFRCPTCRFEVVLDRHGVHGLQRNLLVENIIDIYKQQQELSDSGKTETSLKPKESKEPKCQEHEDEKINIYCVTCQTPTCSMCKVFGQHKDCEVAPLATVYQAQKGELSNAIDTLVASNGRLQALLNQMEDACRAVQENAQRAKQGLAERFDLLYAVLEERKGILLEQVGKEQDEKVAALRALAQRYGERLQASTELTDTAVRALEQSGAAEFLLASKGLIAQTKDAAKASLGEERPEPGFEKMDHFTLSTEHVERVLTKMDFGVGGDDDEFEDAEEEEEEEEEEEE encoded by the coding sequence ATGGACATCCAAAGGACAGGATCTGTGGTTCGGCCCCCCAGCCCCATGGATAGCCTTGAGAAGCAGCTGAGCTGCCCCATCTGCCTGGACATGTTCACCAAGCCTGTGGTCATCCTGCCCTGCCAGCACAACCTGTGCCGTAGCTGTGCCAGTGACCTCTATGACTCACGCAACCCATACCGCTTTTCTGGCGGCGTCTTTCGCTGCCCTACCTGCCGGTTTGAGGTTGTGCTCGACCGCCATGGAGTGCACGGGCTCCAGCGCAACCTGTTGGTGGAAAATATCATTGACATCTATAAGCAGCAGCAAGAACTGAGCGACAGTGGAAAGACAGAAACCAGCCTGAAGCCTAAAGAGTCCAAAGAGCCAAAGTGCCAGGAACACGAGGATGAGAAAATCAACATCTATTGTGTGACCTGCCAGACGCCCACCTGCTCCATGTGCAAAGTGTTTGGCCAGCATAAGGACTGCGAGGTGGCCCCTCTAGCAACTGTTTACCAGGCCCAGAAGGGTGAACTGAGTAATGCTATTGATACTCTGGTGGCCAGCAACGGTCGCCTGCAGGCTCTGCTCAATCAGATGGAAGACGCCTGCCGTGCTGTACAGGAAAACGCTCAGCGTGCTAAGCAGGGCCTCGCCGAGCGCTTTGATCTGCTATATGCTGTCCTAGAAGAGCGTAAGGGCATTCTGCTTGAGCAAGTTGGGAAAGAGCAAGATGAAAAGGTGGCAGCTCTGCGGGCACTGGCTCAGCGTTACGGTGAGCGACTGCAGGCCAGCACAGAGCTGACAGACACGGCTGTGAGGGCGCTGGAGCAGAGCGGAGCTGCCGAGTTCCTGTTGGCTTCGAAGGGCCTTATCGCACAGACCAAAGATGCAGCCAAAGCCTCGCTGGGCGAAGAGAGGCCCGAGCCAGGCTTTGAGAAGATGGACCACTTCACTCTGTCAACAGAGCATGTCGAAAGAGTCCTTACAAAAATGGACtttggagtgggtggagatgatgATGAATTTGAagatgcagaggaggaggaggaggaggaagaagaagaggaggaatga
- the cops8 gene encoding COP9 signalosome complex subunit 8: MPTAVIMEENFDKLLEQCEAQELEAPGGIATPQVYAQLLALYLLNNDMNNARYLWKRIPQAIKSANPELAAIWAVGQRIWQRDFPGIYTAIAAYQWSENILPVMEALRESTRQRAYGLVAQAYTSITAEDFAAFVGYSVEEAVKGVVSQGWQADPNTRMVMPKKPDPPPVSLVPNEQQLARLTDYVAFLEN; encoded by the exons ATGCCTACTGCTGTGATTATGGAGGAAAATTTTGATAAATTATTAGAGCAGTGTGAAGCTCAGGAGCTCGAG GCTCCAGGGGGCATTGCAACACCTCAGGTCTACGCTCAGCTGCTCGCGCTCTATTTACTTAATAATGACAT GAATAATGCCAGGTATCTATGGAAGAGGATTCCCCAAGCAATAAAATCG GCAAATCCTGAATTAGCAGCTATTTGGGCCGTCGGCCAGCGCATTTGGCAGAGAGACTTTCCAGGGATCTACACAGCCATCGCTGCTTATCAGTGGTCGGAGAATATTCTTCCTGTCATGGAGGCTCTTAGAG AGAGCACACGGCAGCGGGCGTACGGCCTCGTGGCCCAGGCGTACACTTCCATCACAGCAGAGGATTTTGCGGCCTTTGTGGGCTACTCTGTGGAGGAGGCGGTGAAGG GTGTGGTGAGCCAAGGCTGGCAGGCAGATCCCAACACCAGGATGGTGATGCCCAAAAAACCAG ATCCTCCCCCTGTCTCGCTGGTTCCAAATGAGCAGCAGCTGGCCAGACTCACTGACTACGTGGCTTTCCTCGAGAACTGA